Proteins co-encoded in one Arachis hypogaea cultivar Tifrunner chromosome 11, arahy.Tifrunner.gnm2.J5K5, whole genome shotgun sequence genomic window:
- the LOC112722815 gene encoding pentatricopeptide repeat-containing protein At4g16390, chloroplastic — MAYHVCSSPSLHSLSPSIGSSSSSFKFNHKVRNFASSFQPPSTPLTPSQSRTFLHANCVSLQESVLKLAEDADIEKVSKFEDPIEKSSSSSKNYVWVNPKSSRAKQLRKKSYNTRYTNLVKIANSLDSCNPTEHDVSEILKSLGDKVLEQDGVIVLNNMVSSQTAPLVLKYFQNKIRPSREVILYNVTLKVFRKCKDLDGAEKLFDEMLQRGVKPDNVTFSTIISCARMCSLPDKAVEWFEKMPTFGCEPDEVTYSAMIDAYGRAGNIDMALSLYDRARTEKWRIDTVTFATLIRMYGVAKNYDGCLNVYEEMKVLGVKPNMVIYNTLLDAMGRAKRPWQAKSIYKEMTSNGFSPTWATYASLIRAYGRARFCEDALIVYKEMRESGLEMNTLLYNTLLAMCADVGYIDEAFEVYEDMKSSGTCNPDSWTFSSLITIYSCSGMVSQAENTYNEMVESGFEPTIFVLTSLVQCYGKAKRTDDVVKTFNQLLDLGLTPDDRFCGCLLNVMTQTPKEELGKLANCLEKANPKIGSVVRYLVEQKEGDFRSEASELFNSVIDAVKKAICNSLIDLCVNLDLLDRACELLDLGLTLEIYTEIQSKTQTQWSLHVKSLSLGAALTAFHVWIKDLSDVLESGEELPPLLGINTGHGKHKYSDKGLANVFESHLKELNAPFHEAPDKAGWFLTTLEAAKSWLKSKGSPELVAE; from the coding sequence ATGGCTTACCATGTTTGCTCCTCCCCTTCCCTCCACTCTCTCTCACCGTCGATCGGTTCTTCGTCTTCTTCATTCAAATTCAACCACAAAGTCCGAAACTTTGCTTCCTCCTTTCAACCACCCTCCACTCCGCTAACGCCTTCTCAATCAAGAACTTTTCTCCACGCCAACTGCGTCTCGCTGCAGGAATCGGTTCTGAAGCTAGCCGAAGACGCTGACATTGAAAAAGTTTCCAAATTTGAGGACCCAATTGAAAAATCCTCGTCTTCCTCCAAGAATTACGTGTGGGTCAACCCCAAAAGCTCCCGAGCCAAACAGCTTCGGAAGAAGTCTTATAATACAAGGTACACTAATCTTGTTAAAATTGCAAACTCTTTGGACTCGTGCAACCCCACTGAGCATGATGTCTCTGAAATTCTCAAGAGCTTGGGGGATAAGGTTTTGGAGCAGGACGGTGTAATTGTTCTCAATAACATGGTGAGTTCCCAAACCGCACCTCTTGTTCTCAAATACTTTCAGAATAAGATTAGACCGTCTAGGGAGGTGATTCTTTACAATGTGACCCTCAAAGTGTTTAGGAAGTGTAAGGATTTGGATGGAGCGGAGAagctgtttgatgaaatgcttcagAGAGGGGTCAAACCTGATAATGTTACATTCTCAACTATAATTAGCTGTGCTAGGATGTGTTCTCTGCCTGATAAGGCTGTTGAGTGGTTTGAAAAGATGCCCACCTTTGGGTGTGAGCCCGACGAAGTTACATACTCGGCCATGATTGATGCTTATGGACGAGCTGGTAATATTGACATGGCTTTGAGCCTCTATGACCGTGCCAGAACAGAGAAGTGGCGAATTGATACCGTGACTTTTGCAACATTGATTAGAATGTATGGTGTGGCCAAAAATTACGATGGGTGTTTAAATGTCTATGAAGAAATGAAGGTTCTTGGCGTTAAGCCTAACATGGTTATCTATAACACTCTGTTGGATGCCATGGGGAGAGCTAAGAGGCCATGGCAGGCCAAGAGTATATATAAAGAGATGACTAGCAATGGATTTTCACCAACTTGGGCGACCTATGCATCTCTCATACGAGCCTATGGCAGAGCACGATTCTGCGAAGATGCACTCATTGTCTATAAGGAAATGAGGGAAAGTGGGCTGGAGATGAATACACTTCTTTATAATACCCTTCTAGCTATGTGTGCTGATGTTGGCTACATAGATGAAGCATTTGAAGTTTACGAAGATATGAAAAGTTCTGGGACTTGCAATCCCGATAGTTGGACCTTCTCATCCTTGATTACCATATATTCTTGCAGTGGGATGGTTTCACAGGCTGAAAATACGTACAACGAAATGGTTGAATCTGGATTTGAGCCTACTATTTTTGTGCTGACATCACTTGTCCAGTGCTATGGAAAAGCCAAGCGTACGGATGACGTTGTGAAGACATTCAATCAACTATTAGATTTGGGACTCACTCCAGATGATCGCTTCTGTGGTTGTCTTCTGAATGTTATGACCCAAACACCAAAAGAAGAACTTGGGAAGCTAGCAAATTGTCTGGAGAAAGCTAATCCAAAGATCGGGTCTGTGGTAAGATATTTGGTGGAACAGAAGGAGGGAGATTTTAGAAGTGAAGCATCAGAACTGTTCAATTCAGTTATTGATGCGGTAAAGAAGGCCATTTGCAATTCTCTTATTGATCTCTGTGTCAACCTGGATTTGTTGGACCGAGCTTGCGAGCTTCTTGACCTGGGCTTGACACTCGAGATATATACAGAAATACAGTCCAAAACTCAAACTCAGTGGTCGTTGCATGTAAAGAGTCTCTCACTTGGAGCCGCGCTGACCGCATTTCATGTCTGGATAAAAGATTTGTCTGATGTTTTGGAATCTGGAGAGGAACTTCCACCTCTGCTTGGAATTAACACTGGGCATGGAAAGCACAAGTATTCAGATAAAGGTTTGGCGAATGTATTCGAATCACATTTGAAGGAACTGAATGCTCCATTCCACGAAGCTCCCGATAAGGCTGGCTGGTTTTTGACTACACTGGAAGCAGCTAAATCATGGCTGAAATCTAAGGGTTCGCCTGAATTAGTTGCTGAATGA